A single region of the Ziziphus jujuba cultivar Dongzao chromosome 10, ASM3175591v1 genome encodes:
- the LOC107411120 gene encoding uncharacterized protein LOC107411120, with product MSLTLFRSILQRPLLLYAAMWTVILTVTVAVASFAPEIAFLTAISPSSQFSKSCNAEGFVRIPLNDPREAMCFPAHMVKRSNLDFFVPTVFAALVVACSACVVRSMGFWEAERG from the coding sequence ATGTCTCTCACGCTCTTCCGCTCGATCTTGCAGCGGCCTCTGCTTCTCTACGCAGCTATGTGGACGGTCATCCTAACGGTGACAGTGGCGGTGGCTTCTTTCGCTCCTGAGATTGCATTCCTTACGGCGATATCGCCGTCTTCGCAGTTCTCCAAGTCGTGTAATGCCGAAGGGTTTGTTAGAATCCCTTTGAATGATCCAAGAGAAGCCATGTGTTTTCCGGCTCACATGGTGAAGAGGTCCAACTTAGATTTCTTCGTGCCTACGGTGTTTGCAGCCCTGGTTGTAGCCTGTTCGGCTTGTGTGGTTCGTTCTATGGGCTTCTGGGAAGCCGAGAGAGGTTGA